Part of the Marinobacterium rhizophilum genome is shown below.
ATCGTCGTTCATCATGGAATAGGCCGCTTCCGGGCCCCAGCTGCCGGCGGCATAGGGCAGTGGATCGCCCTTGTCGCTCCAGTTTGCCAGTATCTGGTCGCACCAGGTCCAGGCGTGCTCAATTTCATCGCGGCGTACGAACAGGTACTGATTGCCCTGGACAACTTCCAGCAGCAGGCGCTCGTAGGCGTCGGGCACACGGTCCATGTCGAAGGCCTTGGCAAAGCTGACCTGCAGGGGTGCCTGGCGCAGCTGCATGCCCTTGCCCAGCCCCTGGTCCTTGGTGGCAATGTGCAGTGAAATGCCCTCATCCGGCTGCAGTTTGATCGTCAGCAGGTTTTCCGCCAGAGCGCGCTGCTCGGGATCGAAGATGTAATGGGGCTGCTGCTTGAAGTGTATGGTGATCTGCGAAAGCTTTTCCGGCAGGCGCTTGCCGGTACGCAGGTAGAAGGGTACGCCGGCCCAGCGCCAGTTGCGCACTTCGGCCTTGATGGCCACGAAGGATTCGGTGTTGCTGCGGGTATTGGCGTCCGGTTCCTCAAGGTAGCCGGGCACCGCCTTGCCTTCCACCTCACCTGCGGTGTACTGGCCGCGAATAACGTGGCTATCGCGGATATCGTCGGTGATGGGGCGCAGGTTGCGCAGCACCTTCACTTTTTCATCGCGGATGGCGTCGGCGGTCAGGTCAGAGGGGGGGTCCATCGCCACGAGGCACAACAGCTGCAGCAGGTGGTTTTGCACCATGTCCCGCAGCTGGCCGTACTTGTCGAAATAGCCCCAGCGGCCTTCGATGCCGACCTTCTCGGCTACCGTGATTTCGACATGGGAAATGTGATTCTGATTCCACTGGGTGCCGAACAGGTTGTTGGCAAAGCGCAGCGCAATCAGGTTCTGCACGGTTTCCTTGCCCAGGTAATGGTCGATACGATAGATCTGGGATTCGGCAAAATATTCGGCGACATCGGCATTGACCTGGTGCGAAGACGCAAGGCTGTGGCCGATGGGCTTTTCCAGTACGACGCGACAGTCGCTGTCCAGGCAGCCGCTGGCATGCAGGTTCTTGCTGATCATGCCGTAGATGGAGGCGGCGGTGGAGTAGTAAAACACCCGGGCGCGGCCGGTCTTTTCATCCAGCAGGCTTTTAAGGCTGTTATAGCCTTGCGCCGCACCAAAATCGAAGTTGAGAAACTGCAGCTTGGCGAGGAAGGCTGCAACCGTCTTGGTATCCAGATCCTGCTCGGATACAAAGCGACGCAGGTTTTCTTCGCTGGTGGCTTCGCTGGCCGCAGGCTCCGAGCCGCGGGCCAGTCCGATGATGCGGGTTTCGGCCGGCAGCAACCCGGCGCGGTCGAGCTGATAGAGGGCAGGCAGCAGCTTGCGCTGGGTCAGGTCCCCCAGGGCGCCAAAGAAGAGGATGTCGCAGGGAGTGTCGGTGATTGACATGTGTCTCGACCTGTATGTAGTTATTCAACGAATATGTGGTGATCCTATCGGGGCTAAAATGGTGAGTCAATAAATTATTTTGTAAAACTTACCAAAATAAAGCGCATTCGATGGTCTCACAACACCGCTAATGTAAATTCTGCACGGTTGGCAGGCTATCCGGGGGGCGTTATAGTGGGCGCCTGAACGGAATGTTGATAATTTACCAATTTATTAGAGTCTGCCATGAGCACGAACAGTGTTAACCTTCTCGAGCAGATTCGCCAGCGCCTCGACAGCCTTAACAAGTCTGAACACAAGGTGGCAACGGTGATTCTGCGTGACCCCCAAACAGCCACCCGGCTGAGCATCACGGCGCTGGCCCAGGCTTCGGGAGTCAGTGAACCTACGGTCAATCGGTTCTGTCGGGGGTTCGACAATCGAGGTTACCCGGATTTCAAGATCCAGCTGGCCCAGAGTCTGGCGGTGGGCATGCCGTACGTCACCCGCAGTGTAGAGCAGGATGACTCGACCGAAGACTATACCGACAAGATTTTCTCCTCGACCATAGCCGCACTGGACGCCGCACGGCAGGGCTTCGAGCCTGCGCTGATCACCCGGGCGGTGGATTACCTCAGCCAGGCCAAGCAGGTGTCCTTTTTCGGCCTAGGGGCGTCCGGCCCCGTGGCGATGGATGCACAGCACAAGTTTTTTCGGCTCAATATCCCGGTGATGGCCTACGATGACGTACTGATGCAGCGCATGGTGGCGGCCGGTGCCAATACCGGCGATGTGGTGGTACTTATTTCCTATACGGGCCGCACCCGGGAGCTGGTGGATATTGCCCGCCTGGCCCGCGAGAGTGGCGCAACGGTGATTGGCATTACCAGCGAAGGCTCCCAGCTGGCAGCCGAGTGTACGCTGCTGCTGTCGGTTCCCAGTCATGAAGACACCGACATCTATATGCCAATGATCTCCCGCATCATTCAACTGACCCTGCTGGATGTACTGGCGACCGGGGTGACCCTGCGCCGCGGGGTGGATTTCCAGCGCTATCTGAAGAAGATCAAGGACAGCCTGGTGCCCACGCGGTATCCGCAGGATTAGCTAAACCACGGGTCTGGCGAATAAAAATGACAACCCAGAACAAACCGATCTATGTGGTGGATGACGACGCCCAGATTCGCTCGCTGCTGCGCAGCTATCTTGAGCGTAACCAGTTTGCGGTGAAAACCGCCGCCGATGGCGAGAGCCTGTTGCGGGAGTTGCGCAACGGCGTACCGGCGGCGCTGGTGGTGCTGGATATCATGCTGCCGGGGGATGACGGTTTCGAAATCTGCCGCAAGCTGCGCACCTTTTCCCGGGTGCCGGTTATCATGCTGACCGCCAGTTCCGACGAAATGGACCGTATTGTCGGACTGGAAATCGGCGCCGATGACTATCTTGCCAAACCCTTCAATCCGCGCGAGCTGCTGGCGCGGATCAAGGCCATACTGCGGCGCAGCGATGCCCAGCCCGGGGAGGCTGTCGCTGCGGTATCGGAGCGCTATCTGCGCTTTGCCGGGTTTGAGCTTGACTCAACCACCCGTGCGCTCTGCACCCTGGATGGCGAGGCGCTGGTGCTGTCCGGGGCGGAGTACGACCTGCTGCGCCTCCTACTGGATCACGCCGGCGAAGTTCTGAGTCGCGACCTTATTGCAGAACAGACCCGCGGCCGCGACAACCTGCCGATGGACCGTTTTATCGATGTGCAGATCAGCCGCCTGCGACAGCGCTTGCACGATGATGCCCGCTCGCCCCGGCTGATCAAGACGGTACGCGGGCAAGGGTACGTTCTGGCAGCAGACGTGGTGGCCAGTAACGCGTCGGTGCGCCCGTAACGGACAGCGCGGGGGCACCTGCTGGCGGAAAGAGCATAACTGGCCTGCGAGCCTTGTCGGCAGGCAGGAGAGGGAATATGAGAGCTCTGGCAAAAGCGCTGCGGCACTGGCCCCGTTCGTTGTCCAGTCGCATCCTGCTGGTATTGGGCATGGGCGTTCTGCTTGCCCAGCTGGTGTCCAGCGCCATCTGGCTGACGCAGTGGCGGGCCGACACTGCACGAAACGTGCAGGAAATGTCGCGTCATATGGCCTTTAGAGTCGCGGCAACGGTGCAGTTTTTTACCGAGTTGCCCGTGGCCTATCGTCACCTGATTCTTGATCAGTTGCGGGATATGGGCGGCACACGCTTTTTCGTGACCCTTAACCACGAGTACATTCGGATCAATGATCTGCCGGATTCAGCGCTCAAGCTTCAGGTGGTGCAGCAGTTCCGCGATGTGCTGCAGCGCCAGCTCGGGGTCAAAGATGGCCTCGAAATTGCTTTTTCCCGCCCGGCCGACCTGCACGTCATCAAGAACGATATTCTGCTGCACGACCTGCCCGAACGCTGGGGTGGCCAAAGCCTGTTGCTGGGTTCGCGCGAGGCGCCCATTCTGGTGATTCAGATTCCCATGGCCTCCGATCAGTGGCTTTACCTGGCTACCCTGATGCCGGATCCGGACTTTCTCGAGGCGAGCACACCACTGTCGCGGGAGCGACTGCTGTCGCTGCTGGTGTCCCTGGGTGTCATGCTGCTGTTCGGGGCCTGGATCGTGCGCTCGCTCACCCGGCCGCTGAGGCGCCTGGCGCAGGCAGCCGAGAGCTTTGGCCAGGGGGAAGCCCGAGCGCTGCCGGAGACCGGCAGTCGGGAGCTTGAGACCACGGCGCGGGCCTTCAATGCGATGCAGCTGCGCATTCAACGCTACCTGGATGATCGTGAGCGGCTGTTTGCGTCGATTTCCCATGACCTGAAAACACCCATCACGCGGCTGCGGCTGCGTGCCGAACTGCTGGAGGATGAAACCGAGCGTGATGCGTTCTGTCATGACCTCGAAGATCTCGACATGCTGGTCAAGGGCGCACTGCAAAGCGTGAAGGACACGGATATCCATGAAAACAGGGTGGAAGTGGACCTGCATCGCATGCTCTGTTACCTGCGTGACGGTGCGGCCCTGGCCGGCAAAGTCGTTACACTCAGTGGCGAGCAGAGGGCGCCTTTTTTCGGCAAGCCGCTGGCGCTGCGCCGCTGCCTGGGCAACCTGGTGGACAATGCGCTCTATTACGGCGGCTCTGCCGATATCCGCATCCAGGATGGCGATGAAGGGTTGCAGATTTCGGTGACTGACCGCGGTCCGGGGATTCCCAGTGCCCAGCTCGAGCGCGTATTCAGCCCCTACACCCGGCTGTCCAGCAGTCTGTCTGCCCACCCGGGCATGGGGCTGGGCCTGTCGATCGCCCGCAATATTGCCCGCGCCCACGGTGGCGATATCGTCTTGAGCAACCGCGCAGGGGGTGGTCTGGAGGCGCTACTTGTCTTGCCGCGCTAGGCCAGCTGCGCTGCCGTCCTGTTGCACTTTGTTACAATTCCTTGCGTAAGGTTACCCCTTTCCTGTGGGGCGTTTGTTAATTTACGTACATCCGGTTCAGGGCTGCAACAGCCCCCGGGGATAACAATAAAACAGGATGAAATGATGAAGACTCTGAAGACCTGCCTTAGCGGTATTGCCCTCTCTGTTGCCTGCGCGGGTGCCTCTGCGGGCGAAGTGGAAGTCTTGCACTACTGGACCTCCGGTGGTGAAGCTGCGGCTGTCAATGTGTTGAAGCAGCAAATGGAAGCGGCCGGCCATACCTGGACTGACTTTGCCGTCGCCGGCGGTGGTGGCGAGTCCGCCATGACCGTACTCAAATCCCGAGCCGTATCCGGCAATCCGCCGTCCGCCGCTCAGATCAAGGGGCTGGATATCCAGGAATGGGGCGAGCTGGGGTTCCTGAGCTCCCTGGACGATGTTGCCGCCGCCGGTGAATGGGATTCGCTGCTGCCCGCTGTGGTCAGCGATGTGATGAAGTACGACGGCCACTATGTTGCCGTTCCGGTCAACGTCCACCGTGTCAACTGGCTCTGGGCCAACCCCGAAGTCTTCAGGAAGGCCGGCGCCGAGATCCCTACTACCTGGGAACAGATGATCGAAGTCGGCCCCAAGCTCAAGGCTGCCGGCATCATTCCACTGGCCCACGGCGGCCAGGCCTGGCAGGACGCCACGACCTTTGAAGCCATCGCTCTGGCAGAGGGTGCAGACTTTTACCGCAAGGCCTTCGTGGAACATGACGAAGCCACCTTGCAGGGCGAGACCATGATCAAGGTGCTGTCGACCTTCAAGCAGTTGCGTGAGCTTATCGATGCCGACTCAAGCGGCCGGGACTGGAACGTGGCCACATCCATGGTGATTAACGGCCAGGCGGCCATGCAGATTATGGGTGACTGGGCCAAGGGTGAATTCACCGCCGCCGGCAAGACTCCGGGCACTGACTATGTCTGCATGCCAGCACCGGGTACCGCGGACATGTTCACCTTCAACATCGACAGCCTGGCCATGTTCACGCAGTCCGAAGACAACCGTCAGCAGGCGCAGCATGAACTGGCCAAGATGGTGATGGAGCCCAAGTTCCAGGAAACCTTCAACCTGAACAAGGGCTCGATTCCGGCGCGTCAGGGGATGGATCGTACACCATTCGATGCCTGTGCACTGGCATCCATGGACGACTTTACCCAGAGTGCCGAGAAGAACTCGCTGGTGCCGAGCATGGCCCACGGCATGTCCACCAGCTCCCGCGTACAGGGTGCCATCTATGATGTGGTGACCAACTACTTCAACTCCAGTGATATCACCGCCGAGCAGGCCGCCGAGAAACTGGCCCGCGCTGTCAACGCCAGTCTGTGACAGGTGGCGGCCGCTGACCCGGATCCCGGGTTGGCGGTGGCATTGAACCCCTCTCTACCGGTACCCCCTTATGAATCCCAAAACCCTCTCGCTGCCCGAAACCGGGACGGTGCGACCTGTCACGCTGCGGCTACAGGACAGGCTGGCTGCCCAACTGCCCAAGCTCGTGCTGGCGCCAACCGTTATCGTCACCCTGGTGGCCGTGTACGGCTACATGATCTGGACAGGCCTGCTGTCCCTCACCAGCTCGCGCATTCTGCCGGTGTGGAAGTTCATCGGCACCGAGCAGTACGGCAAGTTGCTGGAAAATGACCGCTGGGGTGTCGCGGTCGAAAACCTGATTATTTTTGGTGGTCTCTTTATCCTGATCTGCCTGGTGCTGGGTGTGCTGATGGCCATCCTGCTGGACCAGAAGATACGGGCCGAAGGCGCACTGCGTACCATTTACCTCTACCCCATGGCGATCTCGTTTATCGTCACCGGTACTGCCTGGAAGTGGCTGCTGAACCCGGGCCTCGGGTTGCAGAAAACCCTGCGTGACTGGGGCTTTGAGGGCTTTACTTTCGACTGGCTGGTCAATCCGGACAGGGTTGTTTACTGCCTGGTGATCGCAGCAGTCTGGCAGTCGTCCGGTTTCGTGATGGCGCTCTTTCTGGCCGGGCTTCGCGGTGCGGACCAGGAAATGATCAAGGCCGCTCAGCTCGATGGCGCCAGCATGCCCATGATCTACCGTCGTATTATCCTGCCGAGCCTGAAGCCGGTGTTCTTCAGTGCCTTCGTGATCCTGTCGCATATCGCGATCAAGAGCTTTGACCTGGTGGCGGCGCTCACCGGTGGCGGGCCGGGCTATGCGTCGGACCTGCCGGCGACCTTCATGTACCAGCACGCCTTTACCCGTGGCCAGATGGGCCTGGGCGCGGCCAGTGCCATGCTGATGCTCGGCGGTGTGCTCGCCATCCTGGTGCCCTATCTGTATTCGGAACTCAGGAGCAAGAAAAATGGTTAAGCCTCAGCAGACTCTGAATCAGCAACTGCTGCGTTACGGTCTCTACGCGATACTGGCGCTGGCAGCACTTGTCTACCTGTTGCCTCTGTGGGTGATGTTGCTGACGTCTCTCAAGGACGTGGAAGAAATTCGCACGGGTACCTTGCTGTCACTGCCCGCCAGTATCAACTTCGACGCCTGGGGCAAGGCCTGGAGTGGCGCCTGTACCGGCAGTACCTGCGAGGGCATAGCGCCCTTTTTTGGCAACTCGTTCCAGATCGTCATACCGGCGGTGCTGATCTCAACCCTGGTGGGTTCGCTTAACGGCTATGTGTTGTCGTTGTGGAAATTTCGCGGCAGCGAGATTCTGTTCGGGGCCATGCTGGTAGGCTGCTTCATCCCGTTCCAGGTGATTCTGCTGCCCATGGCGCGCATGCTGGCAACCCTGGGGCTGGCCAACACCACCACGGGACTGGTCGCAGTACATGTTACTTACGGTATCGCCTTTACTACTTTGTTTTTCCGAAACTTTTATGTCGGGCTTCCGAAAGAACTCATTGCCGCGGCGCGGCTCGACGGTGCCGGTTTCTTCTTCATCTTCCGCCGCGTGGTGCTGCCACTGTCGACGCCCATTATCGTTGTCTGCGTGATCTGGCAGTTCACCCAGATCTGGAACGACTTCCTGTTCGGTGTGGTGTTCTCCGGTGCTGATACGCAGCCGGTGACCGTGGCGCTGAACAACCTGGTCAACACCAGTTTTGGCGGCAAGGAATATAACGTCGATATGGCGGCGGCCCTGATGGCGGCGCTGCCGACCCTGCTGGTGTACGTGCTGGCAGGCAAATACTTTGTACGCGGTCTGACCGCCGGTGCCGTAAAAGGCTGATCGAACAACAAGAGGTTTCTCCCCATGGCGAGTTTAACGATTGATAACGTAACCAAGGCATACGGTCAGACCCAGGTGCTCAAGGGCATCAATATTGCCATCGAGAAGGGCGAGTTCCTGATCCTGGTGGGGCCATCCGGCTGCGGCAAATCCACCCTGATGAACAGCATCGCGGGGCTCGAAGATGTGTCCGGTGGCCGTATTTTGA
Proteins encoded:
- the zwf gene encoding glucose-6-phosphate dehydrogenase; this encodes MSITDTPCDILFFGALGDLTQRKLLPALYQLDRAGLLPAETRIIGLARGSEPAASEATSEENLRRFVSEQDLDTKTVAAFLAKLQFLNFDFGAAQGYNSLKSLLDEKTGRARVFYYSTAASIYGMISKNLHASGCLDSDCRVVLEKPIGHSLASSHQVNADVAEYFAESQIYRIDHYLGKETVQNLIALRFANNLFGTQWNQNHISHVEITVAEKVGIEGRWGYFDKYGQLRDMVQNHLLQLLCLVAMDPPSDLTADAIRDEKVKVLRNLRPITDDIRDSHVIRGQYTAGEVEGKAVPGYLEEPDANTRSNTESFVAIKAEVRNWRWAGVPFYLRTGKRLPEKLSQITIHFKQQPHYIFDPEQRALAENLLTIKLQPDEGISLHIATKDQGLGKGMQLRQAPLQVSFAKAFDMDRVPDAYERLLLEVVQGNQYLFVRRDEIEHAWTWCDQILANWSDKGDPLPYAAGSWGPEAAYSMMNDDGRKWHEQK
- a CDS encoding MurR/RpiR family transcriptional regulator → MSTNSVNLLEQIRQRLDSLNKSEHKVATVILRDPQTATRLSITALAQASGVSEPTVNRFCRGFDNRGYPDFKIQLAQSLAVGMPYVTRSVEQDDSTEDYTDKIFSSTIAALDAARQGFEPALITRAVDYLSQAKQVSFFGLGASGPVAMDAQHKFFRLNIPVMAYDDVLMQRMVAAGANTGDVVVLISYTGRTRELVDIARLARESGATVIGITSEGSQLAAECTLLLSVPSHEDTDIYMPMISRIIQLTLLDVLATGVTLRRGVDFQRYLKKIKDSLVPTRYPQD
- a CDS encoding response regulator, whose translation is MTTQNKPIYVVDDDAQIRSLLRSYLERNQFAVKTAADGESLLRELRNGVPAALVVLDIMLPGDDGFEICRKLRTFSRVPVIMLTASSDEMDRIVGLEIGADDYLAKPFNPRELLARIKAILRRSDAQPGEAVAAVSERYLRFAGFELDSTTRALCTLDGEALVLSGAEYDLLRLLLDHAGEVLSRDLIAEQTRGRDNLPMDRFIDVQISRLRQRLHDDARSPRLIKTVRGQGYVLAADVVASNASVRP
- a CDS encoding ATP-binding protein — its product is MRALAKALRHWPRSLSSRILLVLGMGVLLAQLVSSAIWLTQWRADTARNVQEMSRHMAFRVAATVQFFTELPVAYRHLILDQLRDMGGTRFFVTLNHEYIRINDLPDSALKLQVVQQFRDVLQRQLGVKDGLEIAFSRPADLHVIKNDILLHDLPERWGGQSLLLGSREAPILVIQIPMASDQWLYLATLMPDPDFLEASTPLSRERLLSLLVSLGVMLLFGAWIVRSLTRPLRRLAQAAESFGQGEARALPETGSRELETTARAFNAMQLRIQRYLDDRERLFASISHDLKTPITRLRLRAELLEDETERDAFCHDLEDLDMLVKGALQSVKDTDIHENRVEVDLHRMLCYLRDGAALAGKVVTLSGEQRAPFFGKPLALRRCLGNLVDNALYYGGSADIRIQDGDEGLQISVTDRGPGIPSAQLERVFSPYTRLSSSLSAHPGMGLGLSIARNIARAHGGDIVLSNRAGGGLEALLVLPR
- a CDS encoding ABC transporter substrate-binding protein; the protein is MKTLKTCLSGIALSVACAGASAGEVEVLHYWTSGGEAAAVNVLKQQMEAAGHTWTDFAVAGGGGESAMTVLKSRAVSGNPPSAAQIKGLDIQEWGELGFLSSLDDVAAAGEWDSLLPAVVSDVMKYDGHYVAVPVNVHRVNWLWANPEVFRKAGAEIPTTWEQMIEVGPKLKAAGIIPLAHGGQAWQDATTFEAIALAEGADFYRKAFVEHDEATLQGETMIKVLSTFKQLRELIDADSSGRDWNVATSMVINGQAAMQIMGDWAKGEFTAAGKTPGTDYVCMPAPGTADMFTFNIDSLAMFTQSEDNRQQAQHELAKMVMEPKFQETFNLNKGSIPARQGMDRTPFDACALASMDDFTQSAEKNSLVPSMAHGMSTSSRVQGAIYDVVTNYFNSSDITAEQAAEKLARAVNASL
- a CDS encoding carbohydrate ABC transporter permease, encoding MNPKTLSLPETGTVRPVTLRLQDRLAAQLPKLVLAPTVIVTLVAVYGYMIWTGLLSLTSSRILPVWKFIGTEQYGKLLENDRWGVAVENLIIFGGLFILICLVLGVLMAILLDQKIRAEGALRTIYLYPMAISFIVTGTAWKWLLNPGLGLQKTLRDWGFEGFTFDWLVNPDRVVYCLVIAAVWQSSGFVMALFLAGLRGADQEMIKAAQLDGASMPMIYRRIILPSLKPVFFSAFVILSHIAIKSFDLVAALTGGGPGYASDLPATFMYQHAFTRGQMGLGAASAMLMLGGVLAILVPYLYSELRSKKNG
- a CDS encoding carbohydrate ABC transporter permease, giving the protein MVKPQQTLNQQLLRYGLYAILALAALVYLLPLWVMLLTSLKDVEEIRTGTLLSLPASINFDAWGKAWSGACTGSTCEGIAPFFGNSFQIVIPAVLISTLVGSLNGYVLSLWKFRGSEILFGAMLVGCFIPFQVILLPMARMLATLGLANTTTGLVAVHVTYGIAFTTLFFRNFYVGLPKELIAAARLDGAGFFFIFRRVVLPLSTPIIVVCVIWQFTQIWNDFLFGVVFSGADTQPVTVALNNLVNTSFGGKEYNVDMAAALMAALPTLLVYVLAGKYFVRGLTAGAVKG